GGTATTTGTCGAAAGGATGGTcaaatttataacaattttctTTTAGTGAGGGAGAAGAGTGACGACGTAATCGGCGCCTCGTCTTCGTTCATTAGCGGTTTTTCGGCCGTGCTAATGAACATTGACTCCCATGCGTTTAAATGTGAGGTTTTTCTAACGCATTTCTTGTACCTCACTTTTTCCCAATCTATGGCGTGATCAAGTTCTGTTGCGTGGGAAGCTACACTAGATTCGTTGATTCTTAGGTTTTCTACTGCGTTCCTATGTTCTTTCAATCGAACTTTGAACTTGCGCCGTGTTTGGCCAATGTAACTGGCCGGTCAATTTTTGCAGGGTATTTCATAAATACCTGATCTTTCTTCGTCGGGAATCTTATCTTTTAGCGAAACCAACCGATCCTTAAGAGTGTTCCCACTTTTGTATGCTGTTTTTAAGCCATGTTGAGAAAGGATCTTGTTAATGCCATTGGTTAGTCTATGGTAGAACGGCAAACTAACCCTTTGGGATTCTTCTTTCTCTGGTCTTAATGCATCTCttcgaattttctttttaaatttattctactACTGGCTTAACCTCTAATACATAGCCAGCCAAGTGTTAATTACTTGAAAGAGAATGTTTTTACATATCTATGTTACAATCTATGAAAAAATCCGCTATACTTTTatacaatttgaaatctttggTTTTAAGTATTAATTGAAGGTCAGGTGCTATTCGTTTTTCTAGTAGAATTTTCCAAACAGGCCATCTTCTATCTCCATAATTTGGGCAGCTGAATAGATAATGGTCCGGATTTGCGTTGTTTGCGCCACAATCGCAGCTCGCGTTTGCGATGATACGGTTACGATGTAGGTGTGCTGGCAATCGTGAGTGATTGCTTATAAGTTTCGATAATATGACTATTTGTCTCCTTGTgaattctgtgttttggaaCCATGGTTGCAAAGACACTTCTTTTAGAATACTATGACAAAAGCGGCCTTTGGTTCCAGAGTCCCATCGGCATTGCCACAGTTGTCTCGAACGTGATTGGCACGGAAATGAACTATCGTTCGAAGTTAAGGTATAGTCGTCCGCAGTCCCTTCGGTGCAAGCTTTTTTGGCTTCCTGGTCAGCTGATTCATTAAGAGGGATTCCTCTGTGCGATGGCACCCACATGAAGACAACTTCTGATCCTTTGCATGCGATTGCtattgtcgtttttttaatttcataccaTGCCAACGGGTTTTTGGCAGAGGGTCTAGTGCACGCAAGACTTTTCAAGCTGCTCATGCTGTCCGAAATTATTAGGAATTTCCCGACAGGTTGCTCCTCAATAATTTGTACTGCTTTCCTTATCGCTAAGAGTTCCGCCATGTACACCGATGATGCATGCGGGAGTTTTATTTTCGCAAAGGCAATGTTGCTGTTGTTCACAACAGAGAAACCTACTCCCAGAATATCCTTGGAACCGTCGGTAGCCATTATAGTCCATTCATTGTACTTTTCTTGCATAATATTTGATACTATTTCAGCAGCCGATGTTAAGTGAGGTTGTGCTATTTTCGATACCACAGAAAAGTCTATGGACAGATCACTTCTACCAACCGCTAGCGGGAACAGAAAGCACGGGATGTTCTCCAGTGTATTCTGTAACGGAATAAAATTGTTAAGTTGGTTTAAAGCTTTACGAATACCAGTATTTGTAGATCCTGAATCCAAGGTTGGTTGTACGAAACGTTGATGCCACTTCTTGAGATGAGAACGTCTATTGACAAATCGGATTGCTGCTGTTCCTCTCCTGATGCTGAGGGGACACAATCCAGCTAGGACTTCTAGTGATCCGGTATGTGTAGTTTTAGTTGACCCTAAACATACACGGATACATGCCCACTGAATTTTGTCCAACGCCATAGAGTCCATTTGATGTAGTTGCGTCATGAAGATAGAACCATACTCCAGTATCGATCTGGGACCAGCTTTGTATATTTTAACCAACGACGATGGGTGAGCACCCCAGGATTGACCTGCTATGCTTCGTAGAAAATTGATGTAGGGTGCGACgcgttttttcacattttttatgtGACACGACCATGACAAGTTCCGAGTTAAATGCATGCCCAACAGTTTTAAGCTATTGACGAATCGGACCGGCTCACCACCTATGATTATTTCCGGGGTAATATCAGGTTGCTTTTTCGATATAATTAAGCATTTGCTTTTGTGCGGTGAAATCTCAAAGCCAAGACTTGTTATTCCGTGAATAAGACTGTCCACTGCTATTTACAATGTGCTGCAGCTTGTATTTAAATTGTTGCCTCTTACAGCGAGTGTAGTATCATCAGCATAattaattttcataacattGGTGATTCTTTTCAGCAAACGAGTGATGACTACATTAAAACAGATCGGACTGAGCGGTGACCCTTGGGGTAATCCTTTCCATGTGGTTCTGGTTAACTTATTGGACATACCAACTTCGGCTTCCAGGATTCGCTCTTCGAATAGAGTATGAATACATTTGACTATGCACTCTGGAACTTGCAACCCACGAAGTTCCTGGATAAGGATATCTACTTCCACGTTGTCGTAGGCGCTTTGTATGTCAACGCTGCATAAAACCACATGCTCACGGCTATTAAGTGCATCAGTTGCAGACTCGATTAGCGGACAAAGGGCATCCATGGTTCCTTTACCCTTTCTAAATCCACATATTTCATCGGGGAATATATGACTACTCTCGATAAACCATTCAAGTCTCTCCTTTATCATCAGCTCGAAGACTTTACGAAAGCATGAAGCCAAGGCTATGGGACGAACGCCAGTCACAAAATTAATGTCTTGATCAGGTTTTGGAATAGGAATCACCTTGAATATTTTCCATGCTCGTGGAATATTTCCGTTGTTGGCCACCGTATTATAAATGGTTACTAGATGCCTTAAGGCACTTAAGGGCAAGCGATTTATTACCGAATAAGTAATCCCGTCAATTCCAGGCGTCGAATCTTTTCCAGATTTTTGAACTGATAGAAGGtcttttaaagaaaacaacACATTTGGAGAGTGATCGCTACATTGACAATTGTGGAATTCATTCATTCGAGCGTgtttttgtaggattttttgtacaaaatcgTTGTCGTATCCGTTAAGGGCACctgcttcaaatatttttaatttttcttcttcaaactcAGCTTTTTCCATGGGTATATTGTATAGCCGATGGGCCATGGAATGAAAATGATCAGTTGTTGTGTTGTTGTTGTGATTAGATCTAATCGGTTTCCAGACGAATGTCGTAGAAATCTTCCTGTTGTATGCACTCTTCCGATTCCGACATTATTTGAATGTTATTGAAACTCTCGAAGTTCATTTAAAACATTTGCAAAATACAGGTACTTTCCAATTTCGACTTATTTTCTCTTCTGTCGGACTCTTATCTAGTTTTTCCTGTTTCTAGATTTTAGTCTACTTTTCGAATGACAACTTAAACAGGTACTTACTTAGAATGTGAGCTGCTCGGTTTACTTTACCCAAAACTACAAaggtaaaaaaatccaaaacatgtAGCATGAACGTGAATTTATCTTACAGACATATTAAAATGTCCTTGAACTAGCTTACAATAACATACTCATACATACGGGACAGTTTTCTCACCATAATGAACAAACTGACAAACAACACATAGTTTGTTAGGAACAGGAATATCACAGCTATTCGTCGAGATGACAACGCAGCTCCACGGACACCCGGAGCTCTCTTCGACTGCTTCCAGCTGAGTCTGTCGGCCACATTATAGCTGATCGGCCCATCAAAACGGCCCTCTTGAGAAACAATCGATGTTACTGTACGAAATTTTTGTCtgtcgaaaatgttcaacattaCCTGGCAACTGTTTGAATATGTATCTGTCATTCTGAAACAAacgtaaattttattaaaaatttgggtttgagttgaaattttctctTGCCAGAATTATCGAGGATTCAAAAAGTGAACGAGTTATACTTAATAATtccgaattcaaaatttatttttttttttcgggatttatCCAAATTTAGTCCTGAAGATCCTAGATCAGCTTCACCAATCTGTTTGCCTTTATGTAGAACAAAgctgtagaagaaaaaaatactgttatcttTCGGGCTTATAACGCACAACTAAAAccaaataaataatgtttagttccagattaaattttcaaaaagatgtTCTGAATCTACAGAAGATACGATATTTTTTCAGAGGTCATATTATAAACTTACAGTCGTCATTTCTTCTATTTACAGTATCGAAAGAACACCTACTGGAGCTGGAATCCCTATTTGGTCAAGCACTGCTTAGTCGAGCTCTTCAATTGGTACACGACGACAAGAAGCCAATCAAAGTTTACCTCACGGCAAACGCTGTCAGTCGCCTTTACGAAGTTCCAGGATCAAAATATCCCGCGATCTATAAGATCTTCCCCGGTATCAACTTCTGCAGCTGCGAGTCCTTCCGCTACTGGGTGCTTCAAAACCGTCACCAAGCTACCTGTAAGCACGTGCTTGCCGTGTGGTTGGCCACCTCATTGGGCCGTATCCAAGAGGAAACTGTTTCGGAAAAAGCGTTTCAACAGCTCAAAGCGGATCTAATCAAGGAACGTTGCTCCTCCATTGGTGGTTTCACAGCAGGTGCGGGACCATCGAAGCGTTCCACCTAGTCTGGCGGAATTAAATGCTTAATACAAAACCACTGTACGAGAAGGGTATCGTACTAGATCGAAAAATGTTGACCCAATCCCAGTTTTCGCAGATTCAGTTCGCTGCGACACTCAACAACTTTTCCATATTCTACAACGTAATAAAAGCTGTTAATTTTGTGGATGTAAGTTTTCTACCCTTAATTTACATCATAACCTACCTTTTATGAGAAATACTTATTTTCAGGATTCAACGGTTCAACTGAGCGCCGATGGAGTCAAAGCAGTGGTGGAGGATGCTAAAAGCGTCCAAGCGACGGTCTACATAACCAAGGAGTGCTTTTCGGTGTACAATATAACGAAACCTAAACGCAAACTTAACGCCAACGGAGAACCAGAGGAAGAAGTTGAACCAGTCGCTTCATTCGGGCTCAATCTGAAAGTATTTACCGATTGTCTCAGTATGTTTTTGGGTGATGAGTACGACTCCAGCCTGAAGATCTTACATAAGGGAGAGGGAGCCCCGCTGATCGTAATTCTTGAACAGCATGGTGAGGATGACCTCGTCACAGAATGTTCCGTAAGAACGATGGAGGCCGGGGAGATTTTGGATTTCGATTTCGAGGACGAACATGTCTACAGCAAGGTTAACATTAAGGGACCCGAATTCTTTGCCCTTCTGAGTGACCTGGATCGCAACTGTGATGAAATCGAAATATTTCTGTCGCCTAATAGCCCGCACATGAAGTTGTGCACCTACGATGAGTATCAGCTGGAATCGAATGTTGAAATTACCAATTGTAGTGatatgctgatttccttccaaAGTAGCGAGGCAACGACGAACCGATACAAGTTTTCCCACTTCCGACTGGTGTTGCGAACTTTAGCCTTGGCGTCGAAGGTAGCACTGCGAACCAATAAAGATGGCCTCCTGGGGCTGCAGGTAATGATTGAGTACTCCGAACAGGCTAACATTTTCGTGGAGTATTTCATAATGCCTCTTAGCGGTTGCGACGATCTGGATGTTACtgaataaatttctaaattttcaaatggcctagttcttgtttttttttttaaacccgtTCACATCCTTCATAACCTTTGAGTGTACAGGCAGTGGTCGTATCACATCTAATCTTACAATTACGATTCTCAACCACTCCGTGGTGCTGATTGTTGACTAGAGTGCGAGCAACCTTaacggagatcgggtacccaaccccggtgtaTGCTTTGGTCGCAGGCTAACTGAGATATAGGTCTATGGAGATatagcggaaaatttcttttaagaattttataaattggcacaaaaaccattagctggctcggttccacagaagaaacaaaaatgatgttgatttttcagtacaaaatattcaattttcccatacaaacctaaaagttcaaatttactcatgtaaacgttactcaaaaattctgcaaaaaatcatggatgagttctgGACCAATACGacgctttttagaccccagggtttgagaaattcaaaaatgaccctaaatcgactcagtctaatgggcaGTACCCActtgctctccaacgaatttaAGAGCCGCTAAATCGACAttgtagcgctgcaggaggtgtGCTGGTATGcagaagggctccacggtatgAACGTTCCAAGATGGTCataccatctaccagagctgcggcaacacacacgaacttggaacagcttttatagaaGGAGCGCGTGTTCGGGTGGAGGCCGATCGATCCACGaatgagaatcaagggccggttcttcaacaacAGCATCATCAATGTGGACCTCGGAAGTACTggtgatgacaaaaatgaattctacgcgcagctggagcgtgaaaacaaccgctgcccaaaacatgatatcaagatcgtcatcggggactTTAACGCTTAGATTGATCAGGAGgtggaattcaaaccgacaattgaaAGGTTCAGCCGAATGGTAGTatctttttccagcaccgcatcccacacaagtacacctggagatcaccgtaccaaacgcaatcacagatcgaccacgttttgatagacagccggcacttctcgggcatcatcgacgtcagatcctgtcgaggcgccaacatcgagtcagaccactatctggtgatggtcaAGATGCGCCAAAAACTCTCAGTAATGAATAAAATACAAAAGCCCCTCTCGACGACTGTTGAGATACCACCAAGACAGCTATTAACAGCGTTCCGGAGAACCTCATGAGCGGCTGTAGTGCAAAGAAGCATCCGTCGAAACGTGGAAAACCAACAACAGTGGAAAAGGCAGCGAGTCCGAGTtatccaggagaaaaagcgccgcctggaggaggagaagctggagcagctgcatcgttccgaAGAAACACGAAAAtactatcagaaactcaacgcacctgaacacctgaacggcgcacatgcggGAGActaagacggtgggggaaggtacattgCCGGTGTAGCCAACGACGTGGCGGGGTTACTCCCAACAATGGGCAAAGTTAAGGGTTAGGGGAACCATTCGCCAGCTTAATATCGACAAGTCGGCTGacaaggatggcatcgcagctgaactcatcaaaatgggcccggacaactTGGCcaattgcctacatcggttgatggTCTGGATcagggacatagaacagctaccggaggagtggaagaaGGGCGTAATATTCCCTATCTAAGTCCGAAAAATTGGACTgcgagaactaccgagcgatcactatcctcaatgccgcctacaaactGTTGTCCCAAATCATACTctgccgcctaacgccacaagcaaacagatggAAGTCATTAGGCCGGCTTTAGGGAGtaacggtctacgacggactaGACCTTTATATTatggcaaatcctccaaaaatgcttCGAACACCatgtccctacgcaccatctattcacggttgaccgtaacgagctatggaaaattatggacgagAGCAGCTTTTTCGGGAAGCTAACCacactgatcaaggcgacgacgATGAATGGAACGctgtgctgtgtgcggatctcgggtgaattgtcgagttcattcaaaTCGCGCAGTGGGCTTCTACAAGGCGAtgatctatcctgcatgatgttcaacgtggcgctaggaGGTGTTACTCGACACTTtgttcaacagatccagtcaattTATCTACTTTATCTCTAAATTATCTATACTTGATATAGtaggcagatcatctgcggcggtggaagaaatctaccgcaaactgaaacctGAAACAGGAAGggttgggttgatgattaataagTCCAAGACTAAGTATAGTGTGGCCTGCGGgttcgagaccgaccgaacccgcttgtccagtaataacaaggttaCGGCGatcgacgagctggagatagtcgaagactttgtctatctcgtcgcattggtgaccgcagacaTGACCACCAGCTGTGAGATCCGCCGGCGAATGATCAGCAGAAGTCGTGCCTACCATGAACTCCACAAACGATTGCgttcgagaagacttagccttggcacgaagtgtaacctgtacacgaCGACGCCCATTAGACCGGATGTCCTCGAGGGGCAGGAGGTCCTCGAGGAGGACCTTCGCAAACTTGGAGTATTCgaatgttaagaaccatctttggtggcgtGCACGAGAACgtaatgtggaggcgaaggatgaaccacgcgTGCGACTCTACGGCCTAGTAGCCAGAAGGTGGCGAAAGCTGGatggatacgctgggcaggacatgttgctaGAATGACGGACGACtgccctgcaaaacaggtgttcgctgcaAATCCGgcaggaacgagacgagcaggggcgcaacgagcgaggtggttagaccaagtggaacgTGATCAGGCGAATGcgggatgcccgagaaattggagaacggttgccacgGACcaagtgaattggaggaatattgttcatcaggttatgtcgtgagacggaaacccatgtaaataaataaacaaagacCGGTTGTAATCTACGGCCTCAACACGTGGCAACGCCCGAGGAGGACCTGTGTACACTcgaagtattcgagcgacgaatgTTTATAAGTATCTTGGACGAAGTGCTGGAAAAAGGAGTCTGGAGGCGAATGAAATAGAAAGATGGCACGCATTCCGGCAGAGCAGGATGCAataatgccggacgactgtcctgcctTTTCTCTGAAATCCGGTAGGCAACAGACGAACACAGGCACAACGTACTTTGGGATACAATTTACAAATAGAAAACGACTAAAAAcgggaaaatattcgaaaatcgCCTTTTTTGTCAACCGGGCTTCGcgttcgatgtttttttttccagtggATGTTtggttagtttaaaaaaaaaggttggctGGTGATTTTCAAGGAAACCATTTAGAACCAATACTATTTCTAAACTAAAAGAGTGTTCTACGTTTCTATGCGCTATGTACTCAATTATTTTATTAGATAATGAAATGATAAACAGAAATGATTCAACGAAATGAATATTTATGTTGAAATATTAAGCATTGGTGAAATATAAAGAATGTATGACATGTTTCAAATTCCGGTTGAAACatcaaaattcaacatttctgaaaatttactgcaaataaacaaacctcTTTAAAGTTGAAGATCA
This sequence is a window from Uranotaenia lowii strain MFRU-FL chromosome 3, ASM2978415v1, whole genome shotgun sequence. Protein-coding genes within it:
- the LOC129755735 gene encoding uncharacterized protein LOC129755735 — protein: MLNTKPLYEKGIVLDRKMLTQSQFSQIQFAATLNNFSIFYNVIKAVNFVDDSTVQLSADGVKAVVEDAKSVQATVYITKECFSVYNITKPKRKLNANGEPEEEVEPVASFGLNLKVFTDCLSMFLGDEYDSSLKILHKGEGAPLIVILEQHGEDDLVTECSVRTMEAGEILDFDFEDEHVYSKVNIKGPEFFALLSDLDRNCDEIEIFLSPNSPHMKLCTYDEYQLESNVEITNCSDMLISFQSSEATTNRYKFSHFRLVLRTLALASKVALRTNKDGLLGLQVMIEYSEQANIFVEYFIMPLSGCDDLDVTE
- the LOC129755741 gene encoding zinc finger SWIM domain-containing protein 7-like isoform X2; amino-acid sequence: MAADAFLFYDTIDCLLEKISGSLIEGGANPLRKISKEHLLELESLFGQALLSRALQLVHDDKKPIKVYLTANAVSRLYEVPGSKYPAIYKIFPGINFCSCESFRYWVLQNRHQATCKHVLAVWLATSLGRIQEETVSEKAFQQLKADLIKERCSSIGGFTAGAGPSKRST